One window from the genome of Cricetulus griseus strain 17A/GY chromosome 2, alternate assembly CriGri-PICRH-1.0, whole genome shotgun sequence encodes:
- the Nmur1 gene encoding neuromedin-U receptor 1, which translates to MFCNGSEVKANFDPEDLNLTDEALRLKYLGPQQIELFVPICATYLLIFVVGTVGNGLTCTVILHHKAMNTPTNFYLLSLAVSDLLVLLVGLPLELYEMRHNYPFQLGASGCYFRTLLFETVCLASVLNVTALSVERYVAVVHPLQAKSVMTRAHVRRMLGAIWVLAVLFSLPNTSLHGLRHLYVPCRGLVPDSAVCTLVRPRVFYNLVVQTTTLLFFCLPMVTISVLYLLIGLRLRRERMLLQEEVEGRKSAVTRKTCSKRRLQLQDRGRRQVTKMLFALVVVFAICWAPFHADRLMWSLVSHWTEGLVLAFQFVHVVSGVFFYLGSAANPVLYSLMSSRFRETFRQALGLGTQYHRRHQSYHGSHNLSRLTTGSTLCDLGSPKSRAGPLAEDRDPGFQQETDPS; encoded by the exons ATGTTCTGCAATGGCAGTGAAGTCAAGGCAAACTTTGACCCTGAGGACTTGAACCTGACTGATGAAGCCCTAAGGCTGAAGTACCTGGGGCCACAGCAGATAGAGCTGTTTGTGCCTATCTGTGCCACGTACCTGTTGATCTTTGTGGTGGGCACTGTGGGCAACGGGCTGACCTGCACCGTGATCCTGCACCACAAGGCCATGAACACGCCCACCAACTTCTACCTTCTCAGCCTCGCTGTGTCCGACTTGCTGGTGCTCCTGGTGGGCCTGCCCTTGGAGCTTTATGAGATGCGACACAATTACCCGTTCCAGCTGGGCGCAAGTGGCTGCTACTTCCGAACACTGCTCTTTGAGACCGTCTGCCTAGCTTCAGTGCTCAATGTCACAGCCCTGAGTGTGGAGCGCTATGTGGCTGTGGTGCACCCACTCCAAGCCAAGTCTGTGATGACACGGGCCCACGTGCGCCGCATGTTGGGGGCCATCTGGGTTCTCGCTGTGCTTTTCTCTCTGCCTAACACCAGCCTACATGGCCTCCGGCATCTGTATGTGCCCTGTCGGGGTCTGGTGCCTGACTCAGCTGTGTGCACATTGGTGCGTCCCCGAGTCTTCTACAACTTGGTGGTCCAGACCAccaccctcctcttcttctgcctGCCCATGGTCACCATCAGTGTGCTGTACCTGCTCATTGGGCTGCGACTGCGGAGAGAGAGGATGCTGCTCCAAGAGGAGGTCGAGGGCAGGAAATCTGCAGTGACCCGAAAGACCTGCAGCAAAAGAAGGCTTCAGCTTCAAGATAGGGGACGGAGACAGGTGACCAAGATGCTAT TTGCTCTGGTTGTGGTGTTTGCCATCTGCTGGGCTCCATTCCATGCTGACCGCCTCATGTGGAGCTTGGTGTCCCACTGGACCGAGGGCCTGGTCCTGGCCTTCCAATTTGTGCACGTTGTATCTGGGGTCTTCTTCTACCTCGGCTCGGCCGCCAACCCAGTGCTCTACAGCCTCATGTCCAGTCGCTTCCGCGAGACCTTCCGGCAAGCCCTAGGCCTGGGAACCCAATACCATCGCCGCCACCAAAGCTATCATGGCTCCCATAACCTCAGCAGATTGACCACAGGCAGCACCCTGTGTGACTTGGGTTCCCCAAAAAGCAGGGCTGGCCCCTTGGCTGAGGATAGGGATCCAGGATTTCAGCAAGAGACAGATCCGTCCTGA